The DNA segment CAGTTTGCCTATAAAAAAAGTATATCAATCACAAACTGGGGctttttgaaataaaaaataataataataataatccatTAAATTGTGAAGAATCATCTAATCACAATCATCCCCATTACTATTTCAACCTAGATCCTTTGGTTCTTTAAAGTTGCAACTTCCATGAAAAAATCCCACATTCCAATTGGAAATCCAAAATTGAGAAAGTTCCACAAAATGCTCGCTCATCTATAGAGGTGGACTAGAGTACAAATAGAGTTGGGCAGCAGATATGTGAGAAAGTGTCTCAATTATTAACCAAATTTCAGGacctaaaaaaaggaaaaatgcaTCTGCTATTCAGTTTTATCTGACAGTGGAAATCACACTTGTCCCAAGGGGGATGAATGGTATAAGACTTATAGAAAGCAGTAAAACAAAATAGAATGCAAGATGAGTAAAAATGCTTTTGGAGAGATAATATGAAATTCATGATTTACTCAAGACATGCAAAGAAGAAGCACTTTCATGCTGGAGTGTACCTTTCCAATACACTGCCCCACCCATGGACAATGATGATCAAAACGCTCAACACAATTGTTGCATACAGAGCAATGAGAGCATCTTGGAGGGCGATATAGCATGCATGTTTGGCAGTATTTGATTTTGACTACTATCCCATTAACCAAAACATCTTTCATGGGTGGTAAACTAGAACCAACACCATGAATCGCTTGCCAATCTGTAGACATACTTGAGCCATCTCCATCGGAAGGATTGAGGTTACGAGGAATAATTCCAGGATCTTGTGAAGATGTAAGGAATAGAAGAATGATTACCTGAATCAGTTGACAAGGCAatggaaaattaaaaaataaagaatcTTAGCAAATCAATAAAGAAAAGTGACAGGAGTTAAGGATATGCATGCAAGGATAGCCAGAAGCAAGTTTTATGCATTAGTTTGGCTTGGGAGATTCTGAAAATGAGAAACATATAACTCATTAGAAATCGTGTAATTTGATGCATAGCTACTTATCCATCATTttgcaaatacaaatttaaagccTAATATCAAATGAAAAAACAAGACAACTTCATGTCTTCATCTTTGCCTTAACCAAATTTACAGTATGTTTTTCCCTAACTTAAGCCTTATATAACTTGTTCTCTGTAAGAACCTAACAACAATATGATTTCAAATCCCAACTGAGAATCAAAACATCTGGGCAACAATTAGCAATAAAATTCAATTATCCCCATTTTGAGGAAAAAAATTAGGATGAGTCTTATGTTCTTTTCACATTATCTCTCAGATTACTTTTGTCAATTTCTTTCAGGCTATTCTCAGTGAAACTAGGAGTCTAAGATCTCTGAAAATTCTTGCATGGTTCTCTAAGTTGTATTTACTCACCTTTACAGTTGCTTTATTTTTTTACACAAATATTTTAGGTAAGGCCAGTAATATATCTTTAACAAAAACTGTACGTTGTCAGTCAGTAAGGAGGAACAACTTACATATGCTGTGAAGATGGCACATACAACTACAACAAAATTGCCAAAATGGGGCTGAAATTCACTTATGAGCTCATGCGAAACAAAAGCGCAAAACAAGATTACTGGAGTCACAATCAGGAATACCGTAAGGAATAGCGACCTCGCATCTGGACCAAATATAAGTCTACCCCCAAAGCAGAATATCTGCGGAAGAATGAGATAATTGAGTCAGCTGCTTGGCTTGCAAGTGAAATCACATATGAGAGGACATGCGAAAATTGATTTCATTGGTTTCTTGTAGGATATGAAAAAGGGTATAAGCTGGCATGGTTAAACGATCATTGTATTAGATTAACAACAACTAGTGCAGTTTTAATTAGAGAGTAATCAATTCTTACTGGGTAAATGTTGAAGTGAAAACCATTGAGTGTAAGATATATGGTCAAGGAATCCCATGCCCGGAACTGATCAGGTAATCTTAATAGCAATATAGAGTTTTGGATGCTAATGGGATTCTTACACTGGAAAATCATGAAGGCCGCAAGAGCGAATATGAACAGAAGAGGACAAAAATGCATGGGAATGGGAgacaaacaattaaaaaaaaaaaaaaaaaaaaaaaaaaaaaaaaaaagagtaagggCAGAGCATACATTGCTGCCTCTCCAAGCTTGGTAAACTCGAAGGTCAGGGCCATTGTTATCGATGATTCGGCGGTCGGAACCAGAACGATGACGATTAGGCGGCGGAGGCTGCGTCATTGGAGGAGTGTAGATGGTTTTGGAGGAGAGAAGATAAACGGGAGAAAGATAAAGGAAGTGTGTATGGACCGGAAGTTTAGGATGTCGGAAACTCTGAACCCCCAACCTGGGTTCAGGAAATGGAAAGGCTAGAGATAAAGATGCAGAGGAAGAGAGTCGGCAATTTCTGTTTGAAAGCAGGTAAGTAGAATCGCTGATTTTGGCGATGAAGTGTTAGTAATCCAGCTCTGTTTCTTAACGATAAAACATTAATACTGGTAAAGATCATTTGGCTATCAATATCAAAGTGGTTTTTTGCCATTGCCGTTAAAGGAGCTCCGTCTTCACAGTCTTCCCTCTCCATCAACGCCATGCTACTCTTATCTGTCCcccttttctttaaaaaaaaataatttaaatattaattatatatatatattattttaattcctAGATTaatctgaaaaattaaaataattcaatttatgatcAGTTAGGAAACTATCTTTCTGCTTCTAACAGCGTGCGTGAAGAAGTTATTTAACATTTAATATTATGcaaaatattttctaaatataATCTATTTTGTTAGTTTCGTAATGAATCTCTTATGtcttataatcaaaattattaataattaaaattaaattatttaggtTCGATTTTATTTTAGATAAAAAAATCAGTTTAAATCGAACTAAActgaataatattttttttatttttaaattaatttattttatgagaaatttatgaattatatataattatatatataaattattaaatttcattaattaatggttATGAAGTTCAAactaagattaaaattaaattaaataacttaaaaatcaagtctaatttaaaaaatcaaacaaaattcgaaattgatcGGTTTGAACCGAAATATAATGGTTCGGTTCGagtcaattttcatttatttttgttCAGTTCGgttctaaaatataataatttgattttgataatttaattcaattcaattcaattcagttTGATTTCAATCGAATACTCACTCCTACAAAATTTTAGGTTAGTCTCAATTTAGGTCGTAGTTACCGGTTTTTTTTAGTTAACAAATTATTATAGTAGTAAACAACAAAATTTTTCTTTTGTCTCTCTCAAATTTGATTTCATCaattaatagatttttttttcaattattattagtggacttactatttaatttttaagtattgttattatttatgtattttgaaaatcatattaattaattataaaaattcaatttcatcaATTAATAATTActgtatattaaaatttaataattatggaTTAACAATGTAAAATATCATTATTACTCTTatgtttctcttttttttttttctctcttctgTTCAttatctttcttttttattttttctcccttatgtttatatttcaatttattatcattttttattcCTAAGGAGCATTTGGTACGAGATTATAATACTTttacaatatttttataatttttaattatttattaatattatttaaatattttaaaaaaattaaattaattttcatttcattaatatttataattttttaaaattaaatattaactttaaaataaatacctttttttaaaattaaaacttataaatttaatatttaactcttaattttttaatCTATTACTAAACACATTCTTATAAGATTCATCAACTCATAGTGTTTTAATCTACCTGTTAATCCGTGAGTCTTTCTCTTCCCTTATAACTCAAAGTAAGTCAAATATAAAgaagttaaattattttttagtcttcaaattatgttataattaatatttttttatttttaaaaattaataaatttatcgcTAAATTTAATTTAGCACAATTCAAGGTCCCCTTCAATATTTCCATCAAATTTTCATTTACTGTGTGAGAAATGACTAAAACACCATTAAAAGTCAAGGTTTACAAAACACGTGAAtttctttatttcccttttttttttccttgaagaACACCTGCATTTCGCCATTCATTAATCAATAATCAACATTTTATCCAATAATCTACCAATAATCAACATTTTGTTCAATAATCAATCAATATCAACCAAAATCTTTGATAATCATTCAATAACCAACAATTTGTTCAAAGAATAACAAAACCCATTTGTTCAATAATCAACTAGAATCCACAAACAAAACCTTGAGCAGAAGCCATGAACCCATGAACCAACGAACCACGAATTGCAGAAGGGATGTTAGAAGCCAAGAACCCATGAACCATGAACCAAGAACCATGAATAGCAAAAGGCAGAACAGAATCATTAAACCTATTTTCTTAGTAACCAAACAGAAAATTCCTCCCATTTATTTTCTCAGTAATTAACCAAATAAAAAATTACGATCAGAGAAACCCAAACGTGTTCATCTCATCTCCTTATAGCCCTTTATCCCTCTTTCCTTCTCTGTTTTCGTGGCTGGTGGGAGTAGTTGACATATAATCCCTACCGTGGCCATAGCTAATGAGCTCATAATCACAAACAATAACACCCATTTCCTCTTTATAGAAATCCCAAACAGCATGGAAAGCGCTAGCCATCCCTTCCACCGGATCTCCTTTCCCTTCCATCCCACCTGTAAGGCTATACCGCCCACTATTTTCTCCTCAAAATCTTTCTCTTCCCTTCCATTTGATTCAATCAACCCCATGGAAGCTCTTGGCAGTCAGTTCCTCAGTCATGTAGTTCATGTCCTGGAAACAAGCATTGTAATATAGCAATAAAGGAAGTCGCAGTAAGAGATGACGGAGAGGAACTACTAGCCCACTGCGCCTCTGATGCCCATGACGGGAAAGGATGGGATGTTTTCTTGGAGGAACATCCGGATTATTGAAGGAGAATAGATGGTAGATTACTGGATAATAGATGGGTGAATTTGGGTTTGAAGGCGAATTTGGACAATAGATATGTTTATTGGGGTGGGTGGGCAAGAGTTGCCATTAGAGAGAGAACGAGAGACATGTCCAACGCGGGTTTAGCAAGAGAGAGGAAGAGGGTGAATGGAGATCGCACATAGAGCAGAAGAAAGAGAGAGACCATATTAGTGGTTAAAGGGTATTTTTGggattaaaattttttctttccTTTGACCGGCTTCAAACTATGGGCTTAAcagattttataaaaaaaaaaaggggggggttTTGCATTAGAATATAAGAGATTACACAACATTGGAGGAGCTAGGTTTGAGACTATGCTTATGATGAAAAATCGAactaaattaattagttattagcatattaacttattttattaaaCAATTTTCTACTTTATAATCTTTGCATTATAAATAATAtgtaatttttctttatttattgtgctttaaaattttaatatattaaaatttatatttttaaaatatataaagttattgttttgaaaattttattctaaatatttttattttaaaatattattttttgaaatttaaaacttaaataaaaattataaattatttttacacttcaactttatttattttagaaaaaaaaacttgtatatgataaatttttttggtgaaaaatgttttaaaaattattttttatgaaaatatttttatttttttattataatattaaattaatgatatatatttatttcatataaatatttttatattttaataagattatcaaaatgtaaaaaaataaaaattaatttttttttaaatagagaaagttattttactaaaaattacttaattttattttttattaaaaaaatattttttattaatttattttttatattaacttaaaaaatataaaagatattTCCCAAGAAACAAATAGGGtcttcatattaaaatttaatatgttttattttaataattatttttaaaataaatcaaattaattattataataatatagtaCTATTTAATATAttgttaatttttataatatataattaatattaatttaataatatatgtaTTAAATTTGGATTGGACGTCCCTGAATCCTTCACCCGGATTTAAAAACCTTGGAGAAAATACACATTCTAACCGAATCAAACGAAGTTAGTCTTAGGCAAGTTTTAGGTTTGCTTTATTCCTTCCTACCCTAAAATCCCTTATTTCATTTTTGCGTTTCATGCAGACGCAACCAATTAAGTCATTCCTTCCTCTCATCTAATTTTTtagttattataattattttaattattataattataatttttaattcattatttgaaatacaaaaatattaattttatatttttattttaattaataatataaaaattaaaacatctcaataaatatataattaacatTGAGTATTTATATTCTCAGTTTAAAAGGGACAACAGTGATTCTCTTAGTTATGCGATTGAATTttctaatttataaaaataaaaaaaatgaattttcaaATAACCACAACgcgaaatattttaatttttgggtCAATTTTTAATAAACAAATTAATGGGCCTAAGTTTAGAATTAAAATTAGTTATCAAATCCACAGATTGTGGTTACTCAATCACACATGAACATATGAAAAACCAAACCATCAATccatgtatttttattattttcaatcCAAACAAATTCATAAATTCCACTAATTTCAATAATCTATAGATTTAAAATTCATGAATTTTTTCAGAATCCACATATTCTAAAATCCTTGAGCGAAAATGGTCACCAGTACTTGATTCTTCTGTGAAACTATAATAACCATTCATTTTATTATATTCTAGAAATTCATCAATTTATTAATACCCATGAACGCTAAGCATAAATTCTAGACAAGTTTTCCTCTTCAAAAAGGGTAATTAATTCTTTTCAAGCAACTTTATTCTTCAACTACGTAACTATTCAAAATTCCTTAGCAAAGTTTTTGAGTGTATAAAAAATGATAGACTCTAATGGATCAATTAAGGCAACATCTAGTCATAATGGGTCAGTTAGGTTTAACTGTTAAAGTTCGCAACGTTTCTCCCAAGATGATAGTCGCCGAGTTGAATAGCTTCTTCTCTTACTGTGGAACTGTTGAGAAGATCCAGCTTCAAAAGTGAAGAAAGTTTTGTTTATTAatgtttatatatatgtatatgtgcaATTCTAGCAGTTATGATGATTTGAGATCGTCTGCTCGGATGGTTAATTGCCAGAGACAAAGACCAATTACGGACTTTAGTGACTTTCAGGCAGCCATATGCGTTTCAGACTGCCCTTCTCCTTAATGTAAGCATGAAATGGTCTTAAAGTTCTATTCTTGCTTGCATTCATTGTGATACATATTCTGAAGCTTTATGCTTGCAAATTTATAAATCCATTTTTGCAGGATGCAGTCCTTCCAAGCGGCCAAAAAATTGCACATTTATAAATCCATTATTGAAACTGAGGCATTCAATTCATGAGTGGCAAGCTGGATTAGTATCAGCAGCTTTAAAGCATGTTACAACTTTTAAAAAATTTGGTTAATTCATTTCAATATGACACGTTTTAATGAACATCATCTGTGACAAATAGTCTACTATAGTTGTGGTGACCTTTTAGTTGGAGTTACTGGAGCCGGTTTTACATGTCAATGGGCTGGAGATATTATCTTAGAAGTTTGGGTTGGAGGCATTATATCAAAAGTGGGCTAGAGAAAAAAAGGTGAAAGCCCAATGGAAATGCTCATGTTCAACAGCATCTGTTCCGATGAATCTGTTGTAAAATAGTTTTTTTCTCTAGATCATTCTTTGTAAATATGGCAGGGTAGAATACAGAATTGTATTAATTCTAGATCATTCTTTGTAGCTGTATATAAACTCATCATTTATTCAGTACAAAGTAAGCCTTCTCTGCTCATTCTACAATTCAATAGCTATTTtttttatggtatcagagcacaacCTGTGCTACTGATATACTGTTCTTCTCTAAAATACAATACAATTCAGCAAGTTTTCCATGGATGAAACACCAACTGTAGAAAATGTTGCTGCTGGTGGTAATGCCACCAGAAATACAAGTGGAACGCATGCTGCTAATGGTGGAAACGATATCCTCCATTTGCACAACTCTGACCATTAGGGCATGATGCTTGTGAGTTCACCTCTCACAAGAAGAAACTACTTGTCATAGAGCAGATCCATGGTACTGGCCTTAAGAGCCAAAGATAAGCTGGGTTTTGTGGATGGGAGCTATGAAGTTCTTGCTTCAGATGCTGCAACTCTGGACAAATGGAAGAAAGTGGACAGTATGGTCACCTCATAGATACTTAATTCACTCTCAAAAGAATTGGTGGATACCTTCATCTATGCAATCTCCTCCAAGAACCTGTGGGAAGAGATTAGGGAGAGGTTTGGAGAAAGTAATGGACCTCTCTTATATCAGCTCAAAAGAGAGATGTGTACTCCAACTCAAGCTAATGCATCTGTTTTAGTGTGTTTCActaaacttaaaaaattatagGATGAATTGGCTTGCCTCAAGCCGTTGCCAGTATGTGAATGTGATGCAACCAAACAAATGGATGAAATCAATAGTGAAGATAAGCTCATTCAATTTTTAATGGGGTTGAATGAAACTTATGACCATATCAGAAATCAGATTCTcctaatggatcccttgcctagtgtaacacccctatattcggtaatgcgttctactgttccggtgaccagtgtctgtccggatagctaggatgcttaaaattatacttaaatgttagtgagaagacataaaataatgaaatacaatagagaaaaatacaagaaaaacaaaggaaaaataagagcaatgaaatgtgattaagttaaatgagctaaaaaccgtaacgatgggtgaccgcaccgaagttgcggcgaggaccgttgactagccctggatcgtgaggaaccctgaaaaatatttttgagaccaaattaaacatctattgaggtataaatgacattataattgtcaaagaaaaattaataaattagtacaaagaaaaatgaaaaattaataaataaacaaaaatcggtgttactaaaaaatcgggaatacaaaccgaataggggcattttggtcaattgacacctagagttgccttttgacctcaatgtccattaaaaataagtgatagcacactttgaaaatgtcatgaaaattaaaaatgatgaaagtttggggcataattacaattaagagaaaatttagattattaaacatttaatccaccttagtggaACACTATGGATTTGTATATTGATTAAGTGGATAGCTTATCCCACTtcagccacttcttcttcttcatttcttcttcaagcgaaatccaatcctcccaaaaactccatggatggccaaagcttcaagctctcatccaccaagatcaagccatgaaatcttcaaggttctttcattaaactttatcctcataccttgggcaacatattgggagcaaaaagaaggatttttgttaaggtttgaccaagctcaaaaaagaggtaagggtccaattcacttcctttcttaaataaagtttatgtttagcttgagatgagttgattggtgatgaaaattgatgaaattgttgagttattggactgcccaattttaggcagccatgagagcctatattatttgagtattctacccaatttactttgctaaaattatgttaaataaatatagaagtgccaagaatgaatattgaagtattgggaggagaaggattgccaaattgggagtgtaaattctcttatgcaggttgtgattgttggcagtatataaattaggttataagtgtaaagttgtgactccaattggtatgaggccaattggaggtgaaactagacataaaataggccaactttcatgtagaagtgttgtccaaattctgcctaggaatgacctaaaagaatgaccaaatctgaaattgcatgacatgaaaacccagaattttgaccatatgaatagtagacagtattttggccataactcactcaaaataggtccaaatgacctgaaatttatatcatggaaagcttagacatagagctacaactcttatgaagacaccaaagcccataaatgaccaaaaccaagtcaaaatgcttgcacaagttgggttacaaaaattggccgaattgactttgaccgaAAAATggactaaactttgcaatataagtgcaacttgaccagcaatagtaaaatgaccataacttggtccatataactccaaatgccatgaaaccagtgccaaattttcactaagacataggtctacaataatgatattttgaccaaaactcaaaaacttagggaactaggtcaattaacttgattaaattggtataccaaatctggaaatggttcaaatgaccattaactccagcaaagtgttttaagtataactcccactagaagtcttcaaacaaaatgagccataccattctggaaagctaagaaatagaccttcaactttaTTTCAGACCTCTCTCTCACCTTAtaaatgtaagaagctcaaatgttgagtcaaagctactgccctagttgaacatcctgtcactacaagaccattgagtccagtccaataacttgaccataagtaactctacaagacttgaaaaattacaataaaaaaattcttagtgaccgtaagacatagggtaacatatcttatgaagagtaatagacctaaatatggcagcaacctacttaaataaaattgacaaagtgtaatactaaaactgcctagtaaggaaatcaaaattcaaaattgacCTAGTTacagtcaattgaccataacttgagttatacaaatctaaatgacatgattcaaaaaggaaattaaagaagacacaatgagaaacaatttaatgaagagaaatctattaaatttatactgtagcttagtccaatagacagtaaacattggccatgaaatctgaataattataataaaacgcaataagctttaaaatgaaattggtaacatataccaacacttagagactataaaatgtgacaaattgggaatattaaaattgactcacttagagtgcatcaaaggtcaacattataggttgactaatgaaatgaattgaagggaatagtaccaagaaaatttagatattggattttattgtcaaaaacaatttaacttagtactgaaacactttaaattgtatgtttcagttgaaaaggatattgaaaagcataagggacattgagtcaaggccaagaggcgactcatcagaggtttgtgcacaactagtttttaattgattttgttctgaaaatttcatatgattaaatgaagctatttttcttatgtattatgtttatcaagtattgaatttaatttaatgattattgaaattattatagtatgtatgaatttagctttgtgaaatggtatttcaacaagtattaagcattattgtgaattgaataaattatgttttagaaaattatgatagaatatgttttgaattgtgatgggcaatttgcatggaaaaatgtaaatttattttttgaattgtgatgagcacaaaaattattggatattggaattgactttgaatcgaattgtgttgtgatttatgctcacaaaaaggacaaagagatttatgatattattttacatctcactatagatgcttgacaaggttattacccgtctatctcatttgttgaggagacaattaccatagtacgtgcacaggcttagattctcctcttattagaggttagatttaagtttttttatttgttatggccctttcggaagtttcattattgtggtgtgtactgtgcacggttattcgacctccccgaccatagggagttagaatccgattcgacctctccgaccatagggagttagaatcaccccgaagatggcccttttggattactcttgcacagttagtgagataaagaatggtttttgaatagtaaataattttgatttcaaatggaatttatgcataattgattttgttggaattaatctttattccaTGATTGctgaaattactttaaatgtccagttgtgatttgataaattgaatttcttgctcaaagtcattttaactaatgatttatattattggcaacgaagattttgacttttagaattttgttgaatttcgaaactttcaaattaattgttataattttgtcaatgtatattgtaccatgttttaaattatagttgtgtaccggtgagttcaccactcagcaatagctttgtatactgtcgcaggtgaaaagagcatagagcagttgagtaagcttctttgaaaacacattcagatcagctctaggtatatcataggtatacccatgtacataggttttgatatatacatgtaataatatgtatgtaaattatttgagcagttgtataacaactcttgtaaaatattttggtatgtaattaaatgcaaactattttaatgtaaatttaagatttcatttacctgtatagttttgtaatattaatttttgagtcttgtaatcaatgaaatatttcttttatgatgaggttggtttgaaaatgaaatgatttgattattgagattgaattatgagatgaaatgaagtttattggagttgtatttgagaaaacatattgggagtgttttcctttttagatttgaagaactattttctcaaaatacagtcggcactttaccgaaattt comes from the Hevea brasiliensis isolate MT/VB/25A 57/8 chromosome 5, ASM3005281v1, whole genome shotgun sequence genome and includes:
- the LOC110664898 gene encoding probable protein S-acyltransferase 7 isoform X3 → MTQPPPPNRHRSGSDRRIIDNNGPDLRVYQAWRGSNIFCFGGRLIFGPDARSLFLTVIILLFLTSSQDPGIIPRNLNPSDGDGSSMSTDWQAIHGVGSSLPPMKDVLVNGIVVKIKYCQTCMLYRPPRCSHCSVCNNCVERFDHHCPWVGQCIGKRNYRFFSMFLSSTTMLCLYVFACCWLNVWRIMGIYDCNLGRAFLKSPFSGILILYTFVCYWFVGGLTAFHLYLTCTNQTTYENFRYRHDGKMNPYNLGCVNNFIDIFFSEVPKSKNSFREKIKGDSY
- the LOC110664898 gene encoding probable protein S-acyltransferase 5 isoform X2, translating into MIFQCKNPISIQNSILLLRLPDQFRAWDSLTIYLTLNGFHFNIYPIFCFGGRLIFGPDARSLFLTVIILLFLTSSQDPGIIPRNLNPSDGDGSSMSTDWQAIHGVGSSLPPMKDVLVNGIVVKIKYCQTCMLYRPPRCSHCSVCNNCVERFDHHCPWVGQCIGKRNYRFFSMFLSSTTMLCLYVFACCWLNVWRIMGIYDCNLGRAFLKSPFSGILILYTFVCYWFVGGLTAFHLYLTCTNQTTYENFRYRHDGKMNPYNLGCVNNFIDIFFSEVPKSKNSFREKIKGDSY
- the LOC110664898 gene encoding probable protein S-acyltransferase 7 isoform X1, whose protein sequence is MIFQCKNPISIQNSILLLRLPDQFRAWDSLTIYLTLNGFHFNIYPIFCFGGRLIFGPDARSLFLTVFLIVTPVILFCAFVSHELISEFQPHFGNFVVVVCAIFTAYVIILLFLTSSQDPGIIPRNLNPSDGDGSSMSTDWQAIHGVGSSLPPMKDVLVNGIVVKIKYCQTCMLYRPPRCSHCSVCNNCVERFDHHCPWVGQCIGKRNYRFFSMFLSSTTMLCLYVFACCWLNVWRIMGIYDCNLGRAFLKSPFSGILILYTFVCYWFVGGLTAFHLYLTCTNQTTYENFRYRHDGKMNPYNLGCVNNFIDIFFSEVPKSKNSFREKIKGDSY